Within the Marinobacter sp. SS13-12 genome, the region CTTTGCGGATGCGGGCGTCAGCGACAGGGATCAGGGCGAGAGCCGGGAAGGATCACCATGAGCGGCAATACCACGACGTTTTTCGATCTGATACGCCACGGCGAGCCAGCAGGCGGACCCATGTTCCGGGGCAGCCAGGACGATCCCCTGAGTGATACCGGCTGGCAGCAGGTGAATGCCGCCATAACGGAAGAGGACCGCTGGGACCTTGTCGTCACGTCACCGCTTCTGCGCTGCAATGCCTTTGCCCGGCAACTGGCGCAACAACGACAGCTGCCGCTGTACGAAGAGCCACAATTACGGGAAATCGGATTTGGCGACTGGGAAGGCAGAACCTCTGCCGATATTATGGCTCACACTCCGGATGCACTGACCGGTTTCTGGAGTGACCCGGTGAACCATCCTCCTCCCGGGGGGGAGGCAATCGCCGCATTCAGTAAAAGGGTCGCCGACGCCTGGCTGCACTGGCAGCAGGAAGCCGCTGGTAAACGGGTACTGGTGGTTTGTCACGGGGGTGTCATTCGCATGATTGTGGCGGAGGTGATGGGCATTCCGCTGCACCGCTCGTTTGCCGCCATTGCTGTTCCCTACGCCTGTCGCAGCCGTATCCGGGTGGATGAATCCGAACATGGCGTCCTCAGTTGCCTGCAAAGCCACGGCAAGTAGTCAGCCTTTCAGCGTCAGCGG harbors:
- the cobC gene encoding alpha-ribazole phosphatase family protein; the encoded protein is MSGNTTTFFDLIRHGEPAGGPMFRGSQDDPLSDTGWQQVNAAITEEDRWDLVVTSPLLRCNAFARQLAQQRQLPLYEEPQLREIGFGDWEGRTSADIMAHTPDALTGFWSDPVNHPPPGGEAIAAFSKRVADAWLHWQQEAAGKRVLVVCHGGVIRMIVAEVMGIPLHRSFAAIAVPYACRSRIRVDESEHGVLSCLQSHGK